In one Pseudomonas fitomaticsae genomic region, the following are encoded:
- a CDS encoding helix-turn-helix transcriptional regulator, translating to MATMNPRNRRQPAAIAEPVRHIAAGPWAIELLPGAAYSARYVATQSSIGFAFDSQRGLHAIGTDRIRPFEAMPNGLAFVPAGCDVLSESPVGGEYLRVIRTDGVGLTGDRPFNNRIDPQAIYLAQRIRSALLRPQWNDDWEAWAIGLAERGADLDVALPQGSITGSRMRLLDEFIDAGLGGPLGIPAMAQLLELSEGYFMRAFKQATGKSPHSYLIDRRLARARALMRDSTASLAQIALTCGFNSQAHMTAVFRQRLGVSPAQLRTASASGKKYNRL from the coding sequence ATGGCGACCATGAACCCTCGAAATCGTCGACAACCTGCAGCCATTGCGGAACCGGTACGTCATATCGCAGCCGGCCCGTGGGCGATCGAATTGCTGCCCGGCGCCGCCTATTCAGCGCGGTACGTGGCGACTCAGTCCTCGATCGGCTTCGCCTTCGACAGCCAGCGCGGCCTGCATGCCATCGGCACGGACCGGATACGCCCGTTCGAAGCAATGCCCAATGGGCTGGCGTTTGTCCCGGCCGGTTGTGACGTGTTGTCCGAATCACCGGTGGGCGGCGAATACCTTCGGGTGATCCGCACCGATGGTGTCGGGCTGACGGGGGATCGGCCATTCAACAATCGCATCGACCCGCAGGCCATCTACCTGGCCCAGCGAATCCGCAGCGCACTGTTGCGGCCTCAATGGAACGACGACTGGGAAGCCTGGGCAATCGGTCTGGCTGAACGAGGCGCAGATCTTGATGTGGCATTGCCGCAAGGCTCGATCACCGGCAGCCGGATGCGCTTGCTGGATGAGTTCATTGACGCCGGCCTCGGCGGCCCGCTCGGGATACCGGCGATGGCGCAGTTGCTGGAACTGTCCGAGGGCTATTTCATGCGTGCCTTCAAACAGGCGACCGGCAAAAGTCCCCACAGTTACCTGATCGACCGGCGACTGGCCAGAGCCCGGGCGTTGATGCGCGATTCGACAGCGAGCCTGGCGCAGATTGCCCTCACCTGCGGTTTCAACTCTCAGGCGCATATGACTGCCGTCTTCCGGCAGCGTCTCGGCGTGAGCCCGGCGCAACTGCGCACAGCGTCTGCCAGCGGTAAAAAATACAATCGGTTGTGA
- a CDS encoding threonine dehydratase, with product MSTLTRDAIENAARQVYQVMPATAQYRWPLLAERLGCTVWVKHENHTPTGAFKVRGGITFMHWLRREHPNVKGIVSATRGNHGQSLALAAQAVGLKALIVVPQGNSQEKNNAMRGFGGEVVEFGRDFDEAREEAARLAQEHGLYLVPPFHIELVKGVATYALELFSAATDLHTVYVPIGCGSGICGVIAARNALGLNTEVVGVVSTEAAAAKLSFEAKSICETASANTFADGLAVRKPIAEAFDIYGTGAARIIAVNEEEIAEAMRVYYTDTHNLAEGAGAAALAALMQERDKMQGRKVGVILSGGNVDQRVYAQVIG from the coding sequence ATGTCCACCCTCACTCGCGACGCCATCGAAAACGCTGCCCGCCAGGTCTATCAAGTCATGCCGGCCACCGCCCAATATCGCTGGCCGCTGCTGGCCGAGCGCCTGGGCTGCACCGTTTGGGTCAAGCACGAAAACCATACGCCGACCGGCGCCTTCAAAGTGCGCGGTGGCATTACCTTCATGCACTGGCTGCGCCGTGAGCACCCGAACGTCAAAGGTATCGTCTCCGCGACACGCGGCAATCACGGACAGAGTCTGGCGCTGGCAGCACAGGCCGTGGGCTTGAAGGCGCTGATTGTCGTGCCGCAGGGCAATTCACAGGAAAAGAACAACGCCATGCGCGGTTTCGGCGGTGAAGTGGTCGAGTTCGGTCGTGACTTCGATGAGGCCCGGGAAGAGGCCGCTCGCCTGGCGCAGGAGCACGGTCTCTATCTGGTGCCGCCGTTTCATATCGAACTGGTCAAGGGCGTGGCAACTTATGCGCTGGAACTGTTCAGTGCGGCAACGGATCTGCACACGGTGTATGTGCCGATTGGCTGTGGTTCGGGAATCTGCGGTGTGATCGCGGCGCGCAACGCATTGGGTCTGAACACCGAAGTGGTGGGCGTAGTCTCCACGGAAGCGGCCGCCGCCAAGCTGTCCTTTGAAGCGAAATCCATCTGTGAAACCGCCTCGGCCAACACCTTCGCCGACGGTCTGGCGGTACGCAAGCCGATTGCCGAAGCGTTCGATATCTATGGGACCGGCGCCGCACGGATTATTGCGGTCAACGAGGAGGAAATCGCCGAGGCGATGCGCGTTTATTACACCGACACCCACAACCTTGCCGAAGGGGCGGGGGCGGCAGCGCTGGCAGCGTTGATGCAGGAGCGAGACAAGATGCAGGGGAGAAAGGTCGGGGTGATCCTGTCAGGGGGCAATGTCGACCAGAGGGTGTACGCGCAGGTGATTGGTTGA
- a CDS encoding VOC family protein, whose product MELKFSHVDVLVNNLEEACTYYAQILQARISRTLVWERGGLHVRYAIALIGQERFMLVQPLAGNLRELLDSAGEGMIYRHCYSTPDIEKAYDELLAQGVQPEDENGQPLAREHLQSPAGARIIWLPRRFGHFSIEILEDKALEAFIEEAFA is encoded by the coding sequence ATGGAGCTCAAGTTCAGTCATGTCGATGTACTGGTCAACAACCTTGAGGAGGCCTGCACTTACTATGCGCAGATTCTGCAAGCCAGGATTTCCCGGACGCTGGTCTGGGAGCGGGGCGGCCTGCATGTGCGGTATGCGATTGCGTTGATCGGACAGGAGCGTTTCATGCTGGTCCAGCCGTTGGCCGGGAACCTGCGGGAGCTGCTGGACAGCGCCGGTGAGGGCATGATCTACCGCCACTGTTATTCGACGCCGGACATCGAAAAGGCCTACGACGAACTGCTCGCCCAGGGTGTTCAGCCGGAAGACGAGAACGGCCAGCCGCTGGCCCGCGAGCACCTGCAATCGCCGGCCGGGGCACGCATCATCTGGTTGCCCAGGCGCTTCGGACACTTCTCGATCGAGATCCTCGAGGACAAGGCGCTGGAGGCGTTCATCGAGGAGGCGTTCGCCTGA
- a CDS encoding class I SAM-dependent methyltransferase, translating to MSNAWNEGYFTDEGYTYGYSREINPVFQRYCLLLRGFATLESTDGHHCELGFGQGVSINIHAAGNPGSYVGTDFHPGQAAHAIGLASDWGSDARLYDDSFEQLLARHDLPSFDSISLHGIWTWVSRDNHKLIVEFVRRHLKPGGLLYVSYNCFPGWSPQAPLRQLFSLHDRFASQASARPDQRIDAALQFSEALLAANPKYAGSAPGLDAKLQSIKGQDRQYVAHEYFNRDWNCMYFTDVVDAVAPAKLDYATTAVPLDSVDPLNLSAEGMDFLEGIEHPVMREQARDYFVNQSFRRDLYVRGANKLSATEHRERMLGTRFILLQAAENVPANVTGPAGAATLQAEIYGPVLAALADDAYVPKTLRHLMDLVPSLAYGDVEQALNVLIGMSVVAPCQSEAAEKLVQARCNTLNLQLCKRSLYGNKIQTLASPVTGGGVTVSRFQQLFLISIKQGKKHPAEWAQLAWGIIGGQGEGLLKDGKALTTAEENLAELTGQAEVFAETSLVILKALKIV from the coding sequence ATGAGCAATGCCTGGAATGAGGGGTATTTCACGGACGAAGGCTACACCTACGGGTACAGCCGGGAAATCAATCCGGTTTTCCAGCGCTATTGTTTGTTGCTGCGCGGCTTTGCCACGCTCGAAAGCACCGACGGCCATCACTGCGAACTGGGGTTTGGTCAGGGCGTTTCGATCAATATCCACGCGGCGGGCAATCCGGGCTCGTACGTCGGTACCGACTTTCACCCGGGGCAGGCGGCCCATGCCATCGGGCTGGCGAGCGACTGGGGCAGCGACGCGCGGCTGTATGACGACAGTTTCGAGCAGTTGCTGGCCCGCCATGACCTGCCGTCGTTCGACAGCATCAGCCTGCATGGCATCTGGACCTGGGTCAGCCGTGACAACCACAAGCTGATCGTCGAGTTCGTTCGTCGTCATCTCAAGCCGGGCGGTCTGCTGTACGTCAGCTACAACTGCTTCCCGGGCTGGTCGCCTCAGGCACCCTTGCGCCAATTGTTCAGCTTGCACGACCGTTTCGCCAGTCAGGCCTCTGCGCGCCCGGATCAGCGTATCGATGCCGCGCTGCAGTTTTCCGAAGCGCTGCTCGCGGCCAACCCCAAATATGCCGGGTCGGCGCCTGGCCTGGACGCCAAGCTGCAGAGCATCAAAGGTCAGGATCGCCAGTACGTCGCCCATGAGTATTTCAACCGCGACTGGAACTGCATGTATTTCACCGACGTGGTCGATGCCGTGGCGCCCGCCAAGCTCGATTACGCCACGACAGCCGTGCCGCTGGACTCTGTCGACCCGCTCAACCTGAGCGCCGAAGGCATGGACTTTCTGGAAGGTATCGAGCATCCCGTCATGCGCGAGCAGGCACGTGACTACTTCGTGAATCAGAGTTTCCGCCGGGATCTTTACGTGCGTGGCGCCAACAAACTGTCTGCCACCGAACACCGCGAGCGCATGCTCGGCACGCGCTTCATCCTGTTGCAGGCGGCCGAGAACGTGCCGGCCAATGTCACCGGTCCGGCAGGCGCAGCGACGTTGCAGGCAGAGATCTATGGCCCGGTACTCGCAGCGCTGGCGGATGACGCCTATGTGCCGAAGACCTTGCGGCATTTGATGGATCTCGTGCCCTCGTTGGCCTATGGCGATGTGGAACAGGCCCTCAACGTGCTGATCGGCATGAGCGTCGTGGCGCCCTGTCAGAGCGAGGCGGCCGAAAAGCTGGTGCAGGCCCGTTGCAATACCCTCAACCTGCAGCTGTGCAAGCGTTCGTTGTATGGCAACAAGATTCAGACACTGGCGAGCCCGGTGACGGGTGGTGGAGTGACGGTCAGTCGCTTCCAGCAGTTGTTCCTGATATCGATCAAGCAAGGCAAAAAGCACCCGGCTGAATGGGCGCAACTGGCATGGGGCATCATCGGCGGTCAGGGGGAAGGGCTCCTCAAGGACGGCAAGGCGTTGACCACCGCCGAAGAAAACCTTGCTGAACTGACCGGACAGGCCGAGGTGTTTGCCGAGACATCGCTGGTGATTCTCAAGGCGCTGAAAATCGTTTAG
- a CDS encoding GGDEF domain-containing protein, giving the protein MELSDLRHEQGASIDEQVNTDRLHQLFRQSVSAVIGSYLAALMLCGLCWDRFEQACIFWWLGLLTASTLLRVSMFVAWFRSDESERTPRRWERKYWATLVLSASIWGAGALIIMPADDLLAQALVMLFTVGMSVSAVSCYSAYRYMTLVSMALVLFPCTFWLLFQPSTLQVGMALAVLVFASFVARATRKMSEALEAAFRLTREMERAHNISRLAAQTDELTGLNNRRAFFERAQQLFEECRRRQSSLCAVMLDMDHFKHINDTYGHQVGDRVLQQMGSIICTYFRATDVHGRLGGEEFAILLPDTSIEVAVELLENLIVTMPRIMTGPVHRITASLGVASMQSEDSDLHSLMNNADKALYRAKALGRNQIAVAEPV; this is encoded by the coding sequence ATGGAGTTATCGGATCTTCGGCATGAGCAGGGCGCTTCGATCGACGAGCAAGTCAACACTGATCGACTGCATCAGTTGTTCCGCCAATCCGTTTCAGCGGTCATCGGCAGCTATCTGGCAGCGCTCATGCTCTGCGGGTTGTGCTGGGATCGTTTTGAGCAAGCCTGTATTTTCTGGTGGCTCGGCCTGCTGACGGCGTCTACGTTGTTACGCGTTTCGATGTTTGTCGCCTGGTTTCGCAGCGATGAAAGCGAGCGGACACCCAGGCGTTGGGAGCGCAAATACTGGGCGACCCTGGTGCTGTCCGCCAGCATCTGGGGCGCAGGTGCGTTGATCATCATGCCGGCCGACGATCTGCTGGCGCAGGCATTGGTCATGCTCTTCACGGTCGGGATGTCGGTCAGCGCGGTGTCCTGTTATTCGGCGTATCGATACATGACGCTGGTCTCCATGGCGCTGGTGTTGTTTCCGTGTACGTTCTGGCTGCTGTTTCAACCGTCCACGCTTCAGGTGGGCATGGCGCTGGCCGTCCTGGTCTTCGCCTCGTTCGTCGCCCGCGCCACGCGCAAAATGTCCGAAGCGCTTGAGGCCGCTTTTCGCCTGACCCGGGAAATGGAGCGGGCGCACAATATCTCAAGGCTTGCCGCGCAAACCGATGAGCTGACAGGCCTGAACAACCGGCGGGCATTTTTCGAGCGGGCGCAGCAACTGTTCGAAGAATGCAGGCGGCGCCAGTCGAGCCTGTGTGCCGTCATGCTGGATATGGACCATTTCAAACACATCAACGACACCTACGGCCACCAGGTCGGGGATCGTGTTCTGCAGCAGATGGGGAGCATCATCTGCACGTATTTTCGGGCTACTGATGTACATGGCCGATTGGGTGGCGAAGAATTCGCGATCCTGCTTCCGGACACCTCGATCGAGGTGGCGGTGGAACTGCTGGAAAACCTGATCGTAACCATGCCCAGGATCATGACCGGCCCGGTTCATCGCATCACCGCCAGCCTGGGCGTTGCTTCGATGCAGAGTGAAGACTCGGATCTTCACAGTTTGATGAACAATGCCGACAAGGCCTTGTATCGCGCCAAGGCTTTGGGACGTAATCAGATCGCGGTGGCCGAGCCGGTTTAG
- a CDS encoding AraC family transcriptional regulator, with protein sequence MKQADPYTSRMVQLMETLAPVEGYNLSALEGVRFLRSNRHLTRTPVLYDPGIVILCQGQKRGYLGDDVYVYDAQHYLVVSVPIPFTMETDASEDEPMLAIYMQLDFQVASELMQQVDEVHGPSDAPPKGMFASPMDDRLRASTLRFLEAMSNAAEAQILGPSLLREIYYRILTGEQGGSMRAALNRQGHFGKVTRAIRKIHSSYQERLDVEQLAREASMSVPSFHLHFRSVTDASPMQYLKSTRLHQARLLMLRHAMTASAAAFSVGYESASQFSREFKRFFGRTPQAEIEWMKATYALPAPTSPSVYVSSH encoded by the coding sequence ATGAAACAGGCCGACCCATACACTTCGCGCATGGTGCAGCTCATGGAAACGCTGGCACCGGTCGAGGGCTACAACCTCAGCGCGCTGGAGGGCGTGCGCTTCCTGCGCTCGAACCGGCACCTGACCCGCACGCCGGTGCTGTACGACCCCGGCATCGTGATTCTCTGTCAGGGACAGAAGCGCGGGTATCTGGGCGATGACGTCTACGTCTATGACGCCCAGCATTACCTGGTGGTGTCGGTTCCGATCCCCTTCACCATGGAGACCGACGCCTCTGAAGACGAGCCAATGCTCGCGATCTATATGCAGCTCGATTTCCAGGTGGCCAGCGAGTTGATGCAGCAAGTGGATGAGGTTCACGGCCCGAGTGATGCGCCACCCAAGGGCATGTTCGCCTCGCCGATGGACGACCGCCTGCGCGCATCGACGCTGCGTTTTCTTGAAGCCATGAGCAATGCGGCTGAGGCGCAGATATTGGGGCCGTCGCTGTTGCGGGAAATCTATTACCGCATCCTGACCGGCGAGCAAGGCGGCTCGATGCGCGCCGCGCTCAATCGCCAGGGGCACTTCGGCAAGGTGACGCGGGCGATCCGCAAGATCCACAGCAGCTATCAGGAGCGCCTGGACGTCGAACAACTGGCCCGCGAAGCGAGCATGAGCGTGCCCAGTTTTCACCTGCACTTTCGCAGCGTGACGGACGCCTCGCCCATGCAATACCTGAAGTCGACACGCCTGCATCAGGCGCGACTTTTGATGTTGCGCCACGCCATGACGGCGTCAGCGGCGGCGTTCAGTGTCGGCTATGAAAGCGCTTCGCAGTTCAGCCGCGAGTTCAAACGCTTCTTTGGCAGGACACCGCAGGCGGAGATCGAGTGGATGAAGGCAACGTATGCGTTGCCTGCACCGACGTCGCCTTCGGTTTATGTTTCTTCGCATTGA
- a CDS encoding oxidoreductase → MHHSKTLFITGVSSGFGHALAKEALAAGHRVIGTVRSEADLQAFQALSIDNAYGVLLDVTDFDRIDGVVATVEATHGPVDVLINNAGYGHEGIFEESPLEDMRRQFDVNVFGAVAVTKAFVPFFRQRRAGHILNITSMGGTITMPGIAYYCASKFALEGISDTLSKELAPFNIFVTAVAPGSFRTDWAGRSMHRTPRSIADYDASFDPVRKAREDKSGKQLGDPRKAAQAMLQIIASPAPPAHLLLGSDALSLVRDKLKRAASEIDQWEALTRSTDH, encoded by the coding sequence ATGCACCACAGCAAAACCCTCTTCATCACCGGCGTCAGCAGCGGCTTCGGCCATGCGCTGGCCAAGGAAGCACTGGCCGCCGGTCACCGCGTCATCGGCACCGTGCGCAGCGAAGCCGACCTGCAAGCCTTTCAGGCGCTGTCCATCGACAACGCGTACGGTGTGCTGCTGGATGTCACGGACTTCGACCGCATCGATGGCGTCGTGGCGACCGTCGAAGCGACCCACGGCCCGGTCGATGTGCTGATCAACAACGCCGGCTACGGCCACGAAGGCATCTTCGAAGAATCGCCGCTGGAGGACATGCGCCGCCAGTTCGACGTGAATGTGTTCGGCGCGGTCGCGGTGACCAAGGCATTTGTGCCGTTCTTTCGTCAGCGGCGGGCCGGTCATATTCTCAATATCACGTCGATGGGCGGCACGATCACGATGCCGGGTATCGCGTACTACTGCGCCAGCAAGTTTGCGCTCGAAGGCATCTCCGATACCCTGAGCAAGGAACTGGCGCCGTTCAATATCTTCGTGACCGCCGTCGCACCGGGTTCGTTTCGGACCGACTGGGCCGGTCGCTCGATGCACCGCACGCCTCGGAGCATCGCCGACTATGACGCCAGTTTCGATCCGGTGCGCAAGGCGCGCGAAGACAAGAGCGGCAAGCAGCTCGGCGATCCGCGCAAAGCGGCGCAGGCGATGTTGCAGATCATCGCCAGCCCTGCTCCGCCAGCACATCTGTTGCTGGGCAGCGATGCATTGAGCCTGGTGCGCGACAAACTGAAACGTGCCGCCAGCGAGATCGACCAATGGGAAGCGCTGACCCGTTCCACCGATCATTGA
- a CDS encoding ABC transporter ATP-binding protein — MLRLFEQRLDPFPPDEAPPPPVGLARFLWACTRGARGYILALALLSAGVSIYEAWLFSFLGQVVDLLSAWQAGGDVNGQESRVLWGIGIVLLTSVGLVALRTMVQHQVLAINLPLRLRWDFHRLMLRQSLSFFSDEFSGRVTTKVMQTALAVREVLFTVIEIAPGIGVYFIAIIALAGGFALKLMLPFIAWVALFGLAMLYFVPRLGQVGQEQAHARSSMTGRVSDAYTNITTVKLFSHSKREAHFARAAMEDFKQTGFRQMRLVSQFEIVNQALVVGLIMGAGGYALWLWHQGEVGTGAVAAITAMALRINGMSHWIMWQMTSLFENIGTVQDGMGTLTRGPKVQDAPDAGVLVPSGGAVEFDNVSFNYNGERQVLDGLSLSIRPGEKIGLVGRSGAGKSTLINLLLRFYDVDRGEIRIDGQNIAQVTQDSLRSAIGMVTQDTSLLHRSIRDNIAYGRPDAADAQIQRAAANAQADGFINQLSDRQGHTGYDTLVGERGIKLSGGQRQRIAIARVMLKNAPILLLDEATSALDSEVEVAIQESLDEMMQGKTVIAIAHRLSTIAAMDRLIVMDEGRIIEQGTHTELLAKNGTYARLWQHQSGGFLGEDQGVAEAMDQA, encoded by the coding sequence ATGCTTCGCCTGTTTGAACAACGGCTCGACCCCTTCCCGCCCGACGAAGCGCCGCCACCGCCGGTCGGTCTGGCACGGTTCCTGTGGGCCTGCACCCGCGGCGCTCGCGGTTATATCCTCGCGCTGGCGCTGCTCAGTGCCGGTGTGTCGATCTACGAAGCCTGGTTGTTTTCCTTTCTGGGTCAGGTCGTGGACCTGCTTTCGGCCTGGCAGGCCGGCGGCGATGTGAACGGCCAAGAGAGCCGCGTGCTCTGGGGCATCGGCATCGTGTTGCTGACCAGCGTCGGTCTGGTGGCGCTGCGCACCATGGTTCAGCATCAGGTCTTGGCGATCAATTTGCCGTTGCGTCTGCGCTGGGATTTTCATCGGCTGATGCTGCGGCAGAGCCTTTCATTCTTTTCCGATGAGTTTTCCGGCCGGGTCACGACCAAGGTGATGCAGACCGCACTGGCCGTGCGCGAGGTGCTGTTCACCGTCATCGAGATCGCACCGGGCATCGGCGTCTACTTCATTGCGATCATCGCCCTGGCCGGCGGTTTCGCCCTGAAACTCATGCTGCCGTTTATTGCCTGGGTCGCGCTGTTCGGGCTGGCGATGTTGTATTTCGTGCCACGCCTGGGCCAGGTCGGACAGGAACAGGCCCACGCGCGATCATCAATGACGGGCCGGGTGTCGGACGCCTACACCAACATCACCACGGTGAAACTGTTCTCCCACTCCAAACGTGAAGCGCACTTTGCGCGGGCGGCAATGGAGGATTTCAAGCAGACGGGTTTCCGCCAGATGCGTCTGGTCAGTCAGTTCGAAATCGTCAATCAGGCGCTGGTGGTCGGGCTGATCATGGGCGCCGGCGGCTACGCATTGTGGCTGTGGCATCAGGGCGAAGTCGGCACCGGCGCCGTGGCGGCGATCACGGCCATGGCGTTGCGCATCAACGGTATGTCGCACTGGATCATGTGGCAGATGACGTCGCTGTTCGAAAACATCGGCACCGTGCAAGACGGCATGGGCACCCTGACCCGTGGCCCCAAGGTGCAGGATGCGCCGGACGCCGGCGTACTGGTGCCTTCCGGCGGCGCCGTGGAATTCGACAACGTGAGCTTCAACTACAACGGCGAACGCCAGGTGCTCGACGGCTTGAGCCTGAGCATCCGGCCCGGGGAAAAAATCGGTCTGGTGGGCCGCTCCGGTGCTGGTAAATCCACGCTGATCAACCTGCTGCTGCGCTTCTATGACGTCGATCGCGGCGAGATTCGCATCGACGGGCAAAACATCGCGCAGGTGACACAGGATAGTCTGCGCAGCGCGATCGGCATGGTCACTCAGGACACGTCCCTGCTGCACCGTTCCATTCGCGACAACATCGCCTACGGCCGACCGGACGCGGCCGACGCGCAGATTCAACGCGCTGCCGCCAATGCCCAGGCCGACGGTTTCATCAACCAGCTCAGCGACCGCCAGGGCCACACCGGCTACGACACGCTGGTGGGCGAACGCGGCATCAAGCTTTCCGGTGGCCAGCGCCAACGCATCGCCATCGCCCGGGTGATGCTCAAGAACGCGCCGATCCTGTTGCTCGACGAAGCCACCAGCGCCCTGGATTCCGAAGTCGAAGTCGCCATTCAGGAAAGCCTCGATGAAATGATGCAGGGCAAGACCGTGATCGCCATCGCCCATCGACTGTCGACGATTGCGGCGATGGATCGACTGATTGTCATGGATGAGGGACGGATCATCGAGCAAGGCACCCACACCGAACTGCTGGCGAAAAACGGCACCTATGCGCGGTTGTGGCAGCACCAGAGTGGCGGGTTTCTGGGTGAGGATCAGGGCGTGGCCGAGGCGATGGATCAGGCGTGA
- the hchA gene encoding glyoxalase III HchA: MATTQTDDKRPTPDPAEDNAFFPSPYSLSQFTSPKSDLSDAEYPDRYKGGRWKVLMIGADERYLLTDNGTMFSTGNHPVETLLPMYHLDKAGFGFDVATLSGNPVKFEFWAMPSEDAEVKGFYEHYRDQFKRPLKLSQVIEDALGEDSDYIGVFIPGGHGALIGLPESEDVKKVLQWAVAKDKFVITLCHGPAALLAAGLGETKDSCIFNGYRICAFPDALDATTPDIGYMPGHLTWKFGEQLQALGVEITNQGISGATLQDRKLLTGDSPLAGNALGKLAAAALLKEVTSG; the protein is encoded by the coding sequence ATGGCTACCACGCAGACTGACGACAAGCGCCCAACCCCCGATCCGGCTGAGGACAACGCGTTTTTCCCTTCGCCGTATTCCCTCAGCCAGTTCACCTCGCCCAAATCCGATCTCAGTGATGCCGAGTACCCCGACCGCTACAAGGGCGGGCGCTGGAAGGTACTGATGATCGGCGCGGATGAGCGCTATCTGTTGACCGACAACGGCACCATGTTTTCCACGGGCAATCACCCGGTTGAAACCCTGCTACCGATGTATCACCTCGACAAGGCCGGTTTCGGCTTCGACGTCGCGACGCTGTCGGGCAATCCGGTCAAGTTTGAATTCTGGGCGATGCCCTCCGAAGACGCCGAAGTGAAGGGCTTCTACGAGCACTATCGCGATCAGTTCAAGCGTCCGCTCAAGTTGTCTCAGGTGATCGAAGACGCGCTGGGCGAGGACTCGGACTACATCGGCGTGTTCATTCCCGGCGGCCACGGTGCGCTGATCGGCCTGCCGGAAAGCGAGGACGTGAAGAAGGTCCTGCAATGGGCCGTCGCCAAGGACAAATTCGTCATCACCCTGTGCCACGGCCCGGCGGCGCTGCTGGCGGCTGGTCTCGGTGAAACAAAAGACTCGTGCATCTTCAACGGCTACCGGATCTGCGCGTTTCCCGATGCCCTGGACGCGACAACCCCTGACATCGGTTACATGCCCGGCCACCTGACCTGGAAGTTCGGCGAGCAGTTGCAGGCACTTGGTGTGGAAATCACCAACCAGGGCATTTCCGGGGCCACGCTTCAGGATCGCAAACTGCTGACCGGTGACAGTCCGCTGGCGGGCAACGCGCTGGGCAAACTGGCGGCGGCCGCGCTCCTGAAAGAGGTCACGTCGGGGTGA
- a CDS encoding PA1136 family autoinducer-binding transcriptional regulator, whose translation MSPGPAEALLRAALDIEAAPTLVVIQKAVRSFAGAYGYDRFVLFSATSTAEDVVERIYWVEGDWFGDGTGVDAETYVQRCPVTRHLLDARESFFWSKVQEESGELYRLVRVPSGPGVHGLQIPVFGPQGLEGAMSLGGEQIDASARVRLALGMLASVAFYSARRLLEAPLDEASGKMSNREREVLAWVAAGRRQADIAVTLGLSGRTVENHLRSARRHLGVATTAQAIKIAIRKGEIKG comes from the coding sequence GTGAGCCCCGGACCTGCCGAAGCACTCTTGCGCGCCGCCCTCGACATCGAGGCGGCGCCCACGCTGGTGGTAATCCAGAAGGCCGTCCGCAGTTTCGCGGGGGCCTATGGTTACGATCGATTCGTCCTGTTCTCTGCCACCTCCACGGCGGAGGATGTGGTCGAGCGCATTTACTGGGTGGAAGGCGACTGGTTTGGTGATGGCACTGGCGTCGACGCCGAGACCTACGTTCAGCGCTGCCCAGTAACTCGCCACCTGTTGGACGCCCGCGAATCGTTCTTCTGGAGCAAGGTGCAGGAGGAGAGCGGCGAACTTTATCGGCTGGTTCGCGTGCCCAGTGGCCCGGGCGTGCATGGATTGCAGATTCCGGTCTTCGGCCCGCAGGGGCTTGAAGGCGCCATGAGTCTGGGCGGCGAACAGATCGATGCCTCGGCGCGGGTTCGTCTGGCACTGGGCATGCTCGCCTCGGTGGCGTTTTACTCCGCCCGACGCTTGCTCGAAGCGCCGCTGGACGAGGCGTCCGGCAAAATGTCGAACCGTGAGCGCGAAGTGCTGGCGTGGGTCGCTGCCGGTCGGCGGCAGGCCGACATTGCCGTCACGCTCGGCTTGTCCGGGCGCACGGTGGAAAATCACCTGCGTTCGGCTCGTCGGCATCTTGGCGTGGCCACTACCGCTCAGGCCATCAAGATTGCCATTCGCAAGGGGGAAATAAAGGGGTGA